The following is a genomic window from Palaeococcus ferrophilus DSM 13482.
CCTAGTGCTAGCCATCATCTCCCTCTCTGCCGGCTTCATAGGCTCCCTCATGAGCGGCGGGAGCATAGTGATATTCTCCCTGCTGACCTTCCTTGGAATCCCCGTGCAGAGCGCCGTGGGGACGTTAAAGGTGGCCATAGCGGCGCTCACCCTCGTCTCGGCGGTGACCTACTACAGGGGGCATGCCCTCGATGTGAAAGCCGCTCCGTACCTCGTCACCTTCTCCATCGCGGGCGCCCTTGCCGGCAGCTACTTCTTTGCCTCCATCCCCGAGGGGGCAGCGGGAATTGTGGTGCTCCCCCTCCTTTTTGCCGGCATTTACCTCTCACTCAAAGGCGAAGTGGAGAGGGCACCCTCCAAAAGCTGGAGTGCGAACAGGCTGCGCGTTTCGGGTGTGGGATTCGTCATAGGTGCCTACATCGGAATCCTCGGCATAGCGTCCACGCTCATAGTGATAGCCGCATTGCGGGGCTTCTTCGGCATGGACATTCTGAAGGCCAACGGAACGGCCAAGGCCATAATATTCTCCAACAACCTGGTTGCGGCCCTCGTCTACGGGCTGGGAAGAAAAATCAACGGCGAACTGCTCCTCCCCATACTCGTCCCAATATGCGTGGGGGCGTGGCTGGGTGCCAGAGTCGCCCTGAAACTCGGAAGCGAAAAGCTCAGGTGGGTTTACGTAATCCTTGGCTCCGCAACTGCCTTAAAGCTCCTGAGCGAACTCCTTTGAGGGGGAAAATGAGGAAGATTCACCTGACTTATAGGCGCATTCCGAACAGGGTTCTTGAGAGGGAAGACGAGGTTATCGCGGATCTTGGAGAGGTTGTTGTGGCGAAATCCCGCTTCTCCGGCATGCTCGCCCCGCTCAAGGTGAACGGGGTCGAGGTGATCAGGAACGGCTACGGCATGCTCTACTTCGCTTTCATTGGAGAGAACTACGACATCCTCAAGGTGTACGACGAAGAGGGGAACTTTAAAGGTCTCTACATTGACGTTCTGGCCTACACGAAGCGCGATGGGGACAGCCTGGAGATGCTAGACCTGTTCCTGGACATCTTCGTCTTCCCGAACGGAGAGGCCTTCCTCCTGGACGAGGACGAGCTTGAGATGGCCCTCAACTACGGGCTGATAGACAGGGAAACCTTCGACTTCGCTTACTCCGTGGCCAGGGAGGTACTCGAAAAGCTTAAACGGAAGGACTTCCCGCCAGAAATCGTTTGGGAATACGACTGGAGGGGTTGAGATGAAGTTCATTAAGGAGACCAAGGATGGAATCGTTCTCCTCATTCATGTCCAGCCCAAAGCGAAGAAGAACGCGATTGAGGGGGTGGACGAGTGGCGCGGAAGGCTGAAGGTCAGGGTGAAAGCTCCCCCCGTTGAGGGCAGGGCGAACAAGGAAGTTGTGAAGTTCTTCTCAAAGCTCCTTGGGACTGAGGTCAGCATAGTCAAGGGGGAAACGAGCAGGGAGAAGGACCTTCTGGTAAGGGGGCTTGACGCGGAGGAAGTGAGGAAAAGGCTGGGGCTGTGAGGCCTATCGCCGCCTTATCAAAAGTGAAAAAGGGAGGGGTTCAATCACTCAAGGGCCTCAGCGAGGATTCCAACGGCCTCCTTTATCATGAGGTAGGCCTTCCTGACCTTCCAGGGCATCGGTATCCTGCCCTCGTCAGGCGTTCCGACGCTGATTGCCTCGTTGAAGAGTTCCGTCGAGTTGGCCTGAAGCTCAAGGGCGAGGGCCAGCGTTTCGTTGTCCACGCCAGCGTCGAGGGCCTTCTCGTAGAGCTCCGTGAAGGTGCTGTTCTGATTGAGGTAGAGGTAGTACCACACCTTGCCCGCCGTGTAGTAGGTTCCGTAGTCCCCGTACTGGAGGGCGGCAGCCCATCCCGTACC
Proteins encoded in this region:
- a CDS encoding DUF402 domain-containing protein; translated protein: MRKIHLTYRRIPNRVLEREDEVIADLGEVVVAKSRFSGMLAPLKVNGVEVIRNGYGMLYFAFIGENYDILKVYDEEGNFKGLYIDVLAYTKRDGDSLEMLDLFLDIFVFPNGEAFLLDEDELEMALNYGLIDRETFDFAYSVAREVLEKLKRKDFPPEIVWEYDWRG
- a CDS encoding DUF167 domain-containing protein: MKFIKETKDGIVLLIHVQPKAKKNAIEGVDEWRGRLKVRVKAPPVEGRANKEVVKFFSKLLGTEVSIVKGETSREKDLLVRGLDAEEVRKRLGL
- a CDS encoding sulfite exporter TauE/SafE family protein; this encodes MRTLVLAIISLSAGFIGSLMSGGSIVIFSLLTFLGIPVQSAVGTLKVAIAALTLVSAVTYYRGHALDVKAAPYLVTFSIAGALAGSYFFASIPEGAAGIVVLPLLFAGIYLSLKGEVERAPSKSWSANRLRVSGVGFVIGAYIGILGIASTLIVIAALRGFFGMDILKANGTAKAIIFSNNLVAALVYGLGRKINGELLLPILVPICVGAWLGARVALKLGSEKLRWVYVILGSATALKLLSELL